A genomic window from Enoplosus armatus isolate fEnoArm2 chromosome 18, fEnoArm2.hap1, whole genome shotgun sequence includes:
- the cryba4 gene encoding beta-crystallin A4, with protein sequence MTHHCTKFSGHWKIIVFDEECFQGRRHEFTSECCNVMEFGFETVRSLRVESGAWVGYEHASYQGQQFVLERGEYPQCDAFGGSNAYHIERMTSFRPIACANHRECRMTIYERENFLGRKGELSDDYPSLQAMGWCNNEVGSLRIQSGAFVCYQYPGYRGYQYIMECDRHCGEFKHFREFGSHCQTPQIQSIRRIQQ encoded by the exons ATGACTCACCATTGCACCAAGTTCTCCGGCCACTGGAAG ATCATTGTCTTCGACGAGGAGTGCTTCCAGGGCCGCCGCCATGAGTTCACCTCCGAGTGCTGCAACGTGATGGAGTTTGGCTTCGAGACTGTGCGCTCCCTCAGGGTGGAGAGTGGAGC CTGGGTGGGTTATGAGCACGCCTCCTACCAGGGACAGCAGTTTGTGCTGGAGAGGGGAGAGTACCCCCAGTGTGATGCTTTCGGCGGCAGCAACGCCTATCACATTGAGAGGATGACCTCCTTCAGACCTATTGCCTGTGCT aaCCACAGAGAGTGTCGTATGACTATCTATGAGCGTGAGAACTTCCTGGGCCGTAAGGGTGAGCTTAGCGACGATTATCCCTCCCTCCAGGCCATGGGCTGGTGCAACAATGAAGTTGGCTCTCTCAGGATTCAGTCTGGAGC ATTTGTGTGCTACCAGTACCCTGGTTATCGTGGATACCAGTATATCATGGAGTGTGATCGTCACTGTGGGGAGTTCAAACACTTCAGGGAGTTTGGCTCCCACTGCCAGACCCCTCAGATCCAGTCCATCCGCCGTATTCAGCAGTAA